The Triticum urartu cultivar G1812 chromosome 5, Tu2.1, whole genome shotgun sequence genome contains the following window.
AACCTTCTAGCGACGACACATCGGATctctctcaatgaaagcaccaatgtcggtgtcaaaaccggcagatctcggatagggggtcccgaattgtgcgtctaaggtcgatggtaacaggagacgaggggcatgatgtttacccaggttcgggccctcttgatggaggtaataccctacttcctgcttaattgatcttgatgaatatgaggattacaagagttgatctaccacgagatcgtaatggctaaaccttagatgtctagcctgtatgattgtgattgcctctacggactaaaccctccggtttatatagacaccagaggggtctaggattgtacagagtcggtttacagaggaaggaatcttcatatccgaacgccaaccttgccatccacgcaaagaagagtcccatccggacacgggaggaagtcttctgtcttgtatcttcatggcccatcagtcagGCCCACGTTACATAGCccggacgtccgaggaccccttaatccaggactccctcagcaccccctacccgatatcggccggttttgacaccgacactcttCTCATATCAAATTAAATTTGGAAAAGTGGTGGTCTCTTATCGACACTCTTCCAAACAGAAAGTTGTCATGTTTCACAACTAAAGTTGTCATTCTCGGATAAATAAATTTGACATCAAAAAACGTCATGACGAAATTGCTtcgtgccacacgtgtggcacttATCATATATACTAATCTGGTTCTATTCCATATTGTTGAATCTCGTGTTCTCGCAAGTAATGCATGATTATGTTAGTGCAAACAACCAAATACGAGGAACACTGCTATTTCTTGTGTAGAGAATAGTCAAACTGTCAAAGTCACAAAGCTTTATCTCGATAGTACTATATGCAACCGGAGGCAAGTCAATCATCAGCGCCGAAGTCCGGCTCACGCGGCTTGGGCACGGGGACATGGATCATGATATCCCCTTGATCCCGCTTGGTGGACCGCTGCCTGTGCACGCCGCGCAGCGCGTTGGCCGCGAACCGTGACACGAGTATGGTGGTCTTGAAGCTCGACGACcggccttcctcctcctccctgcGCCGCTGCTCGGCCGCCTTCCGCTTGAGGTGCCGGCGCCAGGCGGCCTGGACGTAGGTGGCGGCCCAGGTGCGCCACTGCTGCGAGTAGAAGCGGAAGGTGTGCTGCACCTGCTTGCTGTGCATGCGCCGGAACTGGCCCGCCACGAACTTGAGCTCCTCGGCGTGCAGCGCGAAGGACTCGACCTCGGAGAGCGCCATGACGGTGCGCGTGGAGGAGGGCAGGCTGACCCCGGACTTGGGGTCCAGCGCCCAGGTGAGCAGCTCCTCGCCGCAGAAGTCGCTCTCCTGGAGCATGCTGCGGTTGAAGAAGCCGCTCCGGCCGCCGTCCGTGGTGATGCTCTCGAGGCTGCCGCGGATGATGAAGAGCATCTGGTCCACGGGGTCCCCCTCCCGGATGATGTAGGTCTGCTCCGTGTAGAGCGCCGGCTTGAGGCGCTCGCAGATGGCGTCCAGGAGGCGCTCGTCCATGTTGGCGAACAGCGGCACCCTCCGGACGAGGCCCAGGCAGAGGTGGCGCTTGATGTCGCGGCGGAGGTCCTTGGGGAGGTTCTGGACCAGGGCCTCCTCGTCCACGCCGCGGGTGTTGATCCACTTGTACTGGTCGTAGCGCCGGACGCGGTCGCGCAGCTCCATCGGCAGCAGCCGGTGGTGCATCCACTGCTCCGAGTCGCGCCGCTTCACCCGCATCTCCTCCAGCCGCACGGTCAGCGATTGCAGATACGTCTGCAATTCGATTCGATCTTGTGAATGAATGATGAATTCGATCGCCATTAATTAGGATATATAGATTGTTGACCTGAATGTTTCCGATGAGCATGGCCATTAGGATGAGGCCGAAGGTGGCGAGCGTAATGGCGAAGAGCGACTCCCCGGTGTAGATGGTTGTCTTGAGCCCTTGGCCCAGCGTACTGTTCGACCAGATTAATTAGTGAGAAACTACAAGCAAAATAATGTTGTCTTGTTGAGGGAGTAATTTTGTTACCTCAAGTTGGCGAGGCCCCACCAAAGGCAGAAGAGGAGCTTGGTGGTCATGTCTTTGGAGGTGGTCACGTCCGACGTGACGGCCGACGAGTACATGCCGTAGTCGAAGGGCATCTCGCCGTCGTCGGTGGGCTGGCAGTTCTCGGTGATGACCTGCCTGATCACGGTGGTCCACTCCGTGTACTCCTCGTTGCTCTCCGTCTTGCCGCAGTACATGTAGATCTGGTTGCACCCCGGGAACTCGTTGCACGAGAAGCGCCAGCAGTCCGTCACCCGCTCGATGGACAGCAGGTACCAGAAGGCGCCCACGATGTGGCTGGCCAGCATGTACCACAGCAGGTAGTaggcggcgccggcgagggcCGTCTCGGCGAACACGCCGCTGGTGCGCTTGAGCTCCGTGGACAGCGGGTATATCCGGACCAGCCGCGGCACGTACTGCGCGATGATGATGGACAGCAGCCTGTCCTTGGTCTCCAGCACCGCCGTCTTGTCCTCCCGGTACAGGAACTTCCAGATGACGATCTGCGGCAGCGGGAGCACGGAGAAGACGTCGGCGATGAAGAAGCGGCGGCAGTAGCGCTTGGCGATCTCCACGGTGTCGATCACCAGCTCGCCGCGCCCGAACACCCTGGAGGAGGGCGCGATGAAGGCGGTGCGGAACTGCAGCGCGATGCGCGCCAGGAAGAAGATGTCGAACAGGGTGCGGATCACGGCGGTGGAGATGGCGAGGCTGTGGTCGATGCCGATGCACAGGTTCGTGTTCTTCTCCCCGGGGAGCTGCTCCTCCCTCACCCGGGGCCCGTAGAAGAACATGGGGTCGATGGCGATGGAGATGATGCAGGAGATGAGGAAGCTGCGGTTGAGGCGTACCAAGATGCGGTCCTGCGGGTCGAAGATCTTTTGCGACGTGTTCTTGAGGTCCTCCTGGAACACGGCCGCCATGGCCGCGCCCGTGCGGATCGACCGGCCCAGCGTGCGCAGCTGCGCCGAGCCATGCGTGATCACGTCGCGCGCCAGGAGCTCCGGCTGCGCCAGCCGCCGCCGGGACGCGCCCACCACGCCGCCGTACCCGATGTGGAAGGCGGACCGGCGCCGctccccgcccccgcccccggcCATGGACGACTCGTACGACATCCCGCTCGCGCTCGCGTCGTCAGCAAGCCTAAGCTATATATACGAGGCAGAAACCAAACGTCCATGCATCCATATATTATCCCCACCAATCATATAAGGGATCCCTCATGAGATGAAATGCATCCGGCATCTGACCTTACGAATTTCTTCTTGCCGCCGTCGATGAATCGCGTCTTATGCCGGGCACTGCCGAGCATGATCTGCTAGCCGCCAAGGAGGCCGCTGGCTGATTCCATTCATTCAGAGCACTGTGGACATGAACGAACCAGAGGCTCGTTCGTCCCCTCCTCTGGATCCTGCGTGCACAGCAGAATTCTGCCGCGGAAGCAAGAACCAGCCGAGAATTCCTATCTGCAATCAAAATTATACCCGTAATAAGAACAACAAGAAGCCTCTCGAACGGATGGCAAGAAGGCGAACCTGCAATTAATCTCCCCTCTCATTCATCAGAAAGGAAGAAAATCCCAatcgctcgctcgctcgctcgctgCATCGACCGCAAACTTTTCGCTCCCCGTTTACAGGGCTAAGCGGGACACTGCGGCTGATGCGGCATGCGGCAGTGGCTGGCCGCCACACACCGCTATAATTAGCGCGGGCGTTTGCGGCAGCCCGCATGCACCCGCCAGCGGACACTAGTATTCATCAGCATCAGCTAGAGCTGCATTAGCTCAGTGCAAAATTCAGACAACAACATGGTCACTGAAAATTCAGATAACAACAACATGGATGCTTATAACTATCAAAAGTTCGGATTTTAGCAATAGGCAAGACCGGATCCTTGCTCCACTCTAATCATATACATGCATGCATTAAAATGATTAATTTTCCTTTCACATGCCCTCCTCCCTCTAATTACATGCATATATGCACTAAAAGACGAAAAGTTGATGTCATCCTAGATTCTTTCATTTTTCAAATTTCAAAATGTTTTGTAGCTCAAACCGTCGCTTCGGTTGAAAAtcttcttcacaaaaaaaaatcttctcgacgagatcttcgaaactagatctcGTGTTGGTATATTTTGATGACTTTTTTTCGGACCAAAAGTTACCACATCTGGGCTACCTAATTTATCACATTTGTCATACATAAGTTACCGTGTCATTTACAGAAATGTTTTCGTGGGTGTGTTTTCAGCAAACTTTTATCCCAGGGTCAAAAGGTGATTATGATGTTTGTAGTAAGTTATCAGCTTTGTTGTGTATATTATCATGTTGCAGAAAAGTTATCGGGGTATGTTTTTCAACAATTTTCATTAACTCGGTCAAAATTTACCGCGATATTTCTATACGAGTTATCAGCTCTCATGTGTGTGTATTATCATGTTGTTTACACGTGAGTTATTTGGAGGTATTTTTTAACAATATTTTTCCTTGGTCAAAAAGTTACCACGTCTGGATTAAGTAAGTTATCAGCTCTATTGTATATATACTATCATGTTATTTACACAGAAATTATCAAACAAACTTTTATCCCGGGTCAAAAGTTACCGTGGGTTTGTAGTGAGTTATCAACTCCATTGTGTATAATACCGTGTTATTTGCACACAAAAGTATCGGGAATATGTTTTTCAACAAATATGCCCCCCCCTCCGCGGTTCACCTAAGTATCAGGTATGCAGTGCTTCTATTACCATGATATTCACGCAAGCGTTATCGAGGTTATATTTTTCAACAATTTTTCCTCGGGGTCCAAGTTATCATGGTGTTTGTACCTATCATGTATATGATGCGTTATTACCATGATGTTTATACAAAAGTTACCGGGGGTACATTTTGACAACTTTTTTCCTTCTGGTCAAAGTTGTTGTGGTGTTTGTGCCTAAGTTATCAGGGTTGCCATGCAGAAAAAACCGTGTTGTTTACACATAAATTCTCGGGGAGATGTTTCAATAATTTTTTCACCCTTAGTCGAAGTTACCATGACAtttatgttggaaatatgccctagaggcaataataaattagttattattattatatttccttgttcatgataatcgtttattatccatgctagaattgtattgataggaaactcaaatacatgtgtggatacatagacaacaccatgtccctagtaagcctctagttgactagctcgttgatcaatagatggtcacggtttcctgaccatggacattggatgtcattgataacgggatcacatcattaggagaatgatgtgatggacaagacccaatcctaagcctagcacaagatcatgtagttcgtatgctaaagtttttaatgtcaagtatcatttccttagaccatgagattgtgcaactcccggataccgtaggagtgctttaggtgtgccaaacgtcacaacgtaattgggtgactataaaggtgcactacgggtatctccgaaagtgtctgttgggttggcacgaatcgagactgggatttgtcactccgtgtgacggagaggtatctctgggcccactcggtaggacatcatcataatgtgcacaatgtgatcaaggagttgatcacgatgatgtgttacggaacgagtaaagagacttgccggtaacgagattgaacaaggtatcgggataccgacgatcgaatctcgggcaagtatcgtaccgatagacaaagggaattgtatacgggattgattaagtccttgacatcgtggttcatccgatgagatcatcgtggaacatgtgggagccaacatgggtatccagatcccgctgttggttattgaccggagagtcatctcggtcatgtctgcatgtctcccgaacccgtagggtctacacacttaaggttcggtgacgctagggttatagagatattagtatgcggtaacccgaaagttgttcggagtcccggatgagatcccagacatcacgaggagttccggaatggtccggaggtaaagaattatatataggaagtgctatttcggccatcgggacaagtttcggggtcaccggtattgtaccgggaccaccggaagggtcccgggggtccaccgggtggggccacctgccccgggggggccacatgggctgtagggggtgcgccttggcctatatgggccaagggcaccagccccaagaggcccatgcgccaagagaagaggaaaaagggagagtcctaaagggggaaggcacctctgaggtgccttggggaggatggactcctccccccccccttggccgcacccttccttggaggaaggggcaaggctgcgccctccccctctcccttggccctatatatagtggggggaagggagggcaaccatacctaaggcctggcgcctccctctccctcccgtgacacatctccctcctcccgcagcgcttggcgaagccctgttggaatcccgctactttcaccaccacgccgttgtgctgctggatctccattaacctctcattcccccttgctggatcaagaaggaggagacgtcgctgctccgtacgtgtgttgaacgcggaggtgccgtccgttcggcgctaggatcatcggtgatttggatcacgacgagtacgactccatcaaccccgttctcttgaatgcttccgcgcgcgatctacaagggtatgtagatccactccttccttgttgctagatgactccatagattgatcttggtgacacgtaggaaaattttgaatttatgctacgttacccaacaattTATACATAAGTTATCGGGTCCCAGTGCACAAATTACCATAACATTTGCACAGAAGTTACCGTGGTATGTTTCAACCCAAATAGTCCCTCATGTAAAGTTGCCATGATATTTACAATGAGGCTACATGGCAAAGTATACAACTCGTTGTTATATGGGAGACTACAAGACAACTTGAGGAATCCAAAAAAACACaagaaaaaaatgtttttttgGCTCATATGAAAGTGAAGAAAAGATTAACTGTCATATTTCTACTTATTGGACAACAATCAAGGCAGGGTGAGTTGGTCAATACACCTTTGCTACATCGTAGGGGTCGTTGGTTCGAGCCCCACTTTAGACAATTACTTTTTCTTGAAAATTTCACATAAAAGGTTGATATGCATAACATCAAATATGTGATGTGCATGGTCATAGACACCACAAGCAAACATTTTCAAACTCATTCACCATACCATAGCTCTTCTTCACTGCCACTAAATTGCTCAGAGAAAATAAAAAGTGCTATCATTAGCGCTCGATGAGTGAATCAAAAGGATGCACAGACAATCAAATGGAAGAAGATAATGCCTTGAAATTAGTTTCATGGACAAAGCATGAAAACTATCAAAAAAAGTGTTTTAATTGTGGTGACGTCACTCTATAGGTCAAGTATGATGATTATCATTTACCTTAATAAGATACGTGTAGTGGTGTGGTGGTTCCCCGTGATAGGTATTTGCCAGGATACTCGAGTTCGAACCCTGGCTGTGGCAATTTATTTTTTTGCCCACGATTGCAGTTTTGAAATGAAAAAAGCGAAAAGAAGGAATCGGGAACGATCGGGACTGGGAGCGATCTGGTCGTTCAGATCTTTCTAGCAGTAGTACCATTCTAGGATGCTCATAAGTGTTTTAGTAATCAGGTGAAAGATACTACTCCCTtcgtaaacaaatataagagcgTTGTTTAAAGGAACACACAGCATTCCATTAATTAACATGTAGCTAGCATGCTGCGTGAAGAGGAACTCAAATGGTACCAACATTCTAACTCTCAATTTATCCTGAAAGGTGATTCGAATACTAGATATTTCCATGGCGTCGCCAATAGCAGACACCGGAAGAAACTTATTCATTCACTTCAACAGGATGAGGGCACAATTGAGGGACATGAGCAACTTAAATCTTATATCACTAATTATTATAAAAATTTGTTCGGAGCCCCAGAGGAAGGAAACTTCTCGATGGATGAGTCTCGAACAGATGACATCCCTCAGGTTTCTGATGAGGAAAACAACCTTCTAACAGCACCATACTCTGAGAAGGAAGCTAGAAAGGCAGTTTTCCTAATAGTTGTCTACCTTGCATAAAAAAGGTAGGCATATCCTAGACGGAGTTGTTATCCTTCATGAAACTGTCCATGAATTACATCAAAAAAGTTGAATGGGGTCGTACTTAAAATAGACTTTGAAAAGGCTTATGACAAAG
Protein-coding sequences here:
- the LOC125556640 gene encoding putative cyclic nucleotide-gated ion channel 9, which codes for MSYESSMAGGGGGERRRSAFHIGYGGVVGASRRRLAQPELLARDVITHGSAQLRTLGRSIRTGAAMAAVFQEDLKNTSQKIFDPQDRILVRLNRSFLISCIISIAIDPMFFYGPRVREEQLPGEKNTNLCIGIDHSLAISTAVIRTLFDIFFLARIALQFRTAFIAPSSRVFGRGELVIDTVEIAKRYCRRFFIADVFSVLPLPQIVIWKFLYREDKTAVLETKDRLLSIIIAQYVPRLVRIYPLSTELKRTSGVFAETALAGAAYYLLWYMLASHIVGAFWYLLSIERVTDCWRFSCNEFPGCNQIYMYCGKTESNEEYTEWTTVIRQVITENCQPTDDGEMPFDYGMYSSAVTSDVTTSKDMTTKLLFCLWWGLANLSTLGQGLKTTIYTGESLFAITLATFGLILMAMLIGNIQTYLQSLTVRLEEMRVKRRDSEQWMHHRLLPMELRDRVRRYDQYKWINTRGVDEEALVQNLPKDLRRDIKRHLCLGLVRRVPLFANMDERLLDAICERLKPALYTEQTYIIREGDPVDQMLFIIRGSLESITTDGGRSGFFNRSMLQESDFCGEELLTWALDPKSGVSLPSSTRTVMALSEVESFALHAEELKFVAGQFRRMHSKQVQHTFRFYSQQWRTWAATYVQAAWRRHLKRKAAEQRRREEEEGRSSSFKTTILVSRFAANALRGVHRQRSTKRDQGDIMIHVPVPKPREPDFGADD